One window of the Crateriforma spongiae genome contains the following:
- the ilvC gene encoding ketol-acid reductoisomerase yields MAATVYYDNDADLSHLKGKKIAILGYGSQGHAQAQNLRDSGCDVVIGQRPGSANYDLAVSHGFKPMSIADATKAADVINILLPDEVQGDIYRDSIRDNLTEGNILMCSHGFNIHFGQIVPPAGIDTMLVAPKGPGHLVRSEYEKGGGVPALLALGDGASDETKQIGLAYAKGIGGTRGGVIQTTFAEETETDLFGEQVVLCGGVSELVKAGFDTLVEAGYQPEMAYFECMHELKLIVDLLYEGGLSYMRYSISNTAEYGDYSTGPRIITDETKAEMKKVLLEIQNGTFARNWILENRGGAPFFKATRRRERQHGVEQVGKGLRRMMNWIDEKEVD; encoded by the coding sequence ATGGCCGCAACGGTTTATTACGACAACGATGCCGACCTGTCCCATTTGAAGGGCAAGAAGATTGCCATCTTGGGATACGGTTCCCAAGGTCACGCCCAAGCTCAAAACCTGCGTGACAGCGGCTGTGACGTTGTCATCGGTCAGCGTCCCGGTTCGGCCAACTATGACTTGGCCGTTTCGCATGGATTCAAGCCGATGTCGATCGCCGATGCGACCAAAGCGGCCGACGTGATCAACATCTTGTTGCCCGATGAAGTCCAAGGCGACATCTATCGCGATTCGATTCGCGATAATCTGACCGAAGGCAACATCCTGATGTGCAGCCACGGTTTCAACATTCACTTCGGCCAAATCGTGCCGCCCGCCGGCATCGATACCATGCTGGTCGCCCCCAAGGGCCCCGGGCACTTGGTCCGCAGCGAATACGAAAAGGGTGGCGGTGTCCCCGCCCTGTTGGCCCTGGGTGATGGTGCCAGCGATGAAACCAAGCAAATCGGTTTGGCCTACGCCAAAGGCATCGGCGGCACCCGCGGTGGTGTGATCCAAACCACGTTCGCCGAAGAAACCGAGACCGACTTGTTCGGTGAACAGGTGGTGTTGTGTGGCGGCGTCAGCGAACTGGTCAAAGCCGGTTTTGATACGCTGGTCGAAGCCGGTTACCAGCCGGAAATGGCCTACTTCGAATGCATGCACGAGCTGAAACTGATCGTCGATCTGTTGTACGAAGGCGGGCTCAGCTACATGCGTTACAGTATCAGCAACACTGCTGAATACGGTGACTACAGCACCGGACCTCGCATCATCACCGACGAAACCAAAGCGGAGATGAAGAAGGTCTTGCTGGAAATCCAAAACGGCACCTTCGCACGCAACTGGATCTTGGAGAACCGTGGCGGTGCTCCGTTCTTCAAGGCCACTCGTCGCCGTGAACGCCAGCACGGCGTTGAACAAGTCGGCAAGGGTTTGCGTCGAATGATGAACTGGATCGACGAAAAGGAAGTCGACTGA
- a CDS encoding peptidylprolyl isomerase: MPLEFAVLRPWMVTLVRRLGLSVVAAMVFIAAWDRPVVAQQASTAAATAPATAGGKSRVVATVNADPITEKVLADETMRRYGSDIVDAMVNRYLILQACQQRGIEITKQEVSDEIARQAAKFRLDMGGLLQLLQEERNVSAAEYSNDVVWPMLALRRLVADKIEVTEEEFNKQYLARYGEAVKCRMIVTKDRQKAEQVLAQAKADPAKFAELAKSFSEDEISASVGGLIPPIRRYTGQPDFETAVFDLQDGGVTDILQVGNEWMILQAVRRIPAATPAPQAIPAIREQIVDEIRDEKIRVAAAGLFEQLQSEANVKKVFGDPAAEKQHPGVAALVNNQPLTIAQVAEEAVRRHGEEVLQGEINRRLLTQALRSNGVTVAAADLTAETERAAIAFGFTKPDGSADIKSWLQSVVSDGDTTEDIYVRDAVWPSVALRKLVESEVQLTDEELKRGFDSAYGPKVEVLAIVLGDQRTAQKVWQMARDNPTPQFFGELAQQYSIEPSSASNAGLVPPIRKHGGQPAIEKEAFSLKPGQLSGIVATGDKYIIMRCQGFTKPVVSDFEAVREELVRDLSEKKLTQAMASKFDELKENASIENFFAVAKKAAATTRR; encoded by the coding sequence ATGCCATTGGAATTTGCCGTACTTCGTCCCTGGATGGTGACACTGGTCCGACGATTGGGGCTGTCCGTTGTTGCCGCGATGGTTTTCATCGCCGCTTGGGACAGGCCGGTCGTGGCGCAACAGGCGTCGACCGCAGCAGCGACTGCACCTGCGACCGCCGGTGGAAAGAGTCGTGTGGTGGCGACCGTCAACGCCGACCCCATCACCGAGAAGGTCTTGGCCGACGAAACGATGCGACGCTACGGCAGCGACATCGTCGACGCTATGGTCAATCGTTATCTGATTCTGCAAGCATGTCAGCAACGTGGCATCGAAATCACCAAGCAAGAAGTCAGTGACGAAATCGCTCGACAGGCTGCCAAGTTCCGCTTGGACATGGGCGGGCTGTTGCAGTTGTTGCAAGAAGAACGCAATGTCAGTGCCGCTGAATACAGCAACGATGTCGTCTGGCCCATGCTGGCGCTGCGACGGTTGGTGGCCGACAAGATCGAAGTCACCGAAGAAGAATTCAACAAACAGTATCTGGCTCGCTACGGCGAAGCGGTCAAGTGCCGGATGATCGTGACAAAGGATCGCCAGAAAGCCGAACAAGTGCTGGCTCAAGCCAAAGCCGATCCGGCGAAGTTTGCCGAACTGGCCAAGAGTTTCAGCGAAGACGAAATCAGCGCCAGCGTCGGTGGTTTGATTCCGCCGATTCGCCGCTACACCGGACAGCCGGATTTCGAAACCGCCGTGTTTGATCTTCAGGACGGCGGAGTCACTGATATTCTGCAGGTCGGCAACGAATGGATGATCCTGCAAGCGGTTCGGCGCATTCCCGCCGCCACCCCGGCACCCCAAGCCATCCCCGCGATTCGCGAACAAATCGTTGACGAAATCCGCGACGAAAAAATTCGCGTCGCCGCGGCCGGTTTGTTCGAACAACTGCAAAGCGAAGCCAACGTCAAGAAAGTCTTCGGCGATCCCGCGGCGGAAAAACAGCATCCCGGTGTTGCCGCCTTGGTCAACAACCAACCGCTGACGATTGCACAGGTTGCCGAAGAAGCGGTCCGTCGCCACGGCGAAGAAGTTCTGCAAGGCGAAATCAATCGTCGGCTTTTGACGCAAGCTCTTCGCAGCAATGGCGTCACTGTTGCCGCCGCCGACCTGACCGCCGAAACCGAACGTGCCGCGATCGCGTTCGGGTTCACCAAGCCCGACGGTTCGGCCGATATCAAAAGCTGGCTGCAATCGGTGGTTAGCGATGGCGACACGACCGAAGACATTTACGTTCGCGATGCCGTTTGGCCCAGCGTGGCCCTGCGTAAGCTGGTCGAATCGGAGGTCCAATTGACCGACGAAGAACTGAAACGCGGATTCGATTCCGCTTACGGACCTAAGGTGGAAGTCCTGGCGATCGTCTTGGGCGATCAGCGAACGGCGCAAAAGGTTTGGCAGATGGCTCGTGACAACCCGACGCCGCAGTTCTTTGGCGAATTGGCCCAACAATACAGCATCGAACCGTCGTCGGCGTCCAACGCCGGGCTGGTGCCGCCGATCCGCAAGCACGGTGGTCAACCGGCGATCGAAAAGGAAGCCTTTTCGTTGAAGCCGGGGCAACTGAGCGGAATTGTGGCCACCGGTGACAAGTACATCATCATGCGTTGCCAGGGTTTCACCAAACCGGTTGTCAGCGATTTCGAGGCGGTCCGCGAAGAACTGGTTCGCGACCTGTCGGAAAAGAAATTGACCCAGGCGATGGCGTCGAAGTTTGACGAGCTGAAGGAAAACGCCAGCATCGAAAACTTCTTTGCGGTCGCTAAAAAGGCCGCGGCGACCACCCGTCGCTGA
- a CDS encoding CRTAC1 family protein gives MNEPIRDENTEDDAIIGVALRRSVLIIGLLAIAGGLMWLVFAESPEPPKPQVFETVNPELRQQASDLPTLTMTDVSDSAGVDFLHHTGRAGEKLLPETMGSGVAVFDFNGDGHQDLFWVNGDDWPWSESPSDPPPTCRLFQGDGEGNFTDVSDDQGAALKLYGMGVATADFDNDGDADLFVSAVGKNRLLRNDDGRFVEITDAAGVAGADDAWSTSCGFFDFDRDGYLDLFVCNYVAWDRDSDLSQNFTLDGINRAYGPPRAFNGTFSYLYRNNGDGTFADVSQAAGIQIRNPDTDVPLGKAMGLAPVDVNDDGWIDIIVANDTVRNFLFENQGDGTFVEVGQLCGIAYDRSGNARGAMGIDCSRFRSDGTLAVGIGNFANEASALYMTRPGRDQFVDAAMFTGFGPPTRQGLTFGLFFFDADLDGRPDVLGANGHLEDDIAKTQSTQRYHQPPQLFWNAGPDAGTELVLTSAEQTGDGFQQPIVGRGAAYGDFDDDGDPDVVISTSGGPARVFRNDQQTGHHFLKVRLIGKESNRDAIGANVTLTSADAVVSQTVMPTRSYLSQCQKELIFGLGEVDEVDSIRVAWPSGNVEAFDVDAVDSTVVFREGDGQAVGDPED, from the coding sequence GTGAACGAACCGATTCGAGATGAAAACACCGAAGACGACGCCATCATCGGCGTCGCCCTACGTCGGTCGGTCTTGATCATCGGTCTGCTGGCGATCGCCGGCGGTTTGATGTGGTTGGTGTTTGCGGAATCCCCGGAACCGCCCAAGCCGCAAGTCTTTGAAACGGTCAACCCGGAACTGCGTCAACAGGCGTCCGACCTGCCCACGCTGACGATGACCGACGTCAGCGATTCCGCCGGCGTCGATTTTTTGCATCACACCGGCCGCGCCGGTGAAAAATTGTTGCCCGAAACGATGGGCAGCGGTGTGGCCGTGTTCGATTTTAATGGCGACGGCCACCAGGATCTTTTCTGGGTCAACGGTGACGATTGGCCCTGGTCCGAATCGCCCTCCGATCCGCCGCCGACGTGCCGTTTGTTTCAAGGCGACGGCGAAGGCAACTTCACCGATGTTTCGGACGACCAGGGCGCGGCGTTGAAGCTGTACGGGATGGGCGTGGCCACGGCCGATTTCGACAACGACGGTGACGCGGATCTGTTCGTCAGTGCGGTCGGAAAAAATCGTCTGCTACGCAACGACGATGGTCGCTTTGTGGAAATTACCGATGCCGCCGGTGTCGCCGGCGCCGATGATGCGTGGAGCACCAGTTGCGGGTTCTTTGATTTCGACCGCGACGGCTACTTGGACTTGTTTGTTTGCAACTACGTGGCGTGGGATCGCGATTCGGATCTGTCCCAGAACTTTACGCTTGATGGGATCAATCGGGCGTACGGTCCTCCGCGGGCGTTCAACGGCACGTTCAGCTATCTGTATCGCAACAACGGCGATGGGACCTTTGCCGACGTCTCACAGGCCGCGGGAATACAGATTCGCAATCCCGATACGGATGTGCCGCTGGGTAAAGCGATGGGGCTGGCACCGGTCGATGTCAACGATGATGGTTGGATCGACATCATCGTCGCCAACGACACCGTGCGGAACTTTCTGTTCGAAAACCAGGGCGATGGCACGTTTGTCGAAGTCGGGCAATTATGTGGCATCGCCTATGACCGCAGCGGCAATGCACGCGGTGCGATGGGTATTGATTGCAGCCGTTTCCGAAGCGACGGAACCTTGGCGGTGGGCATCGGTAACTTTGCCAATGAGGCCAGTGCGCTTTACATGACACGGCCTGGTCGAGATCAGTTTGTCGATGCGGCGATGTTCACCGGATTTGGCCCGCCCACCCGGCAAGGCTTGACGTTCGGCCTGTTCTTCTTTGATGCGGATCTTGACGGTCGGCCCGATGTTCTGGGTGCCAACGGGCACCTGGAGGATGACATTGCCAAGACACAGTCGACCCAACGATACCATCAGCCGCCGCAGTTGTTTTGGAACGCGGGCCCCGATGCGGGAACCGAACTGGTTCTGACATCAGCCGAACAAACGGGCGACGGATTTCAACAGCCGATCGTCGGACGCGGCGCCGCCTATGGTGATTTCGATGACGACGGCGATCCCGACGTGGTGATTTCCACCAGCGGTGGACCGGCGCGTGTTTTTCGAAACGACCAACAGACCGGTCATCACTTCTTGAAGGTGCGGCTGATCGGAAAGGAAAGCAACCGTGATGCGATCGGTGCGAACGTGACTCTGACGTCGGCCGATGCGGTCGTGTCCCAGACGGTGATGCCGACCCGCAGTTACCTTAGCCAGTGCCAAAAGGAATTGATCTTTGGGCTCGGCGAAGTCGATGAAGTCGATTCCATTCGTGTTGCCTGGCCCAGTGGTAACGTGGAAGCGTTTGACGTCGATGCAGTGGATTCGACCGTTGTCTTTCGCGAAGGCGACGGGCAGGCGGTCGGCGATCCCGAAGACTGA
- a CDS encoding helix-turn-helix transcriptional regulator: protein MTETGIDVAKSTPNRSRTTSPATLPPTVPAVDPIPTTHRWTFLTNHAHVLIVLHGQPDLVLREVAVRVGITERAVQRIVQELEEEGFLRREKVGRQNHYHVITDQPLRHPIEAHRDIGDLLELITKAGSGGPL, encoded by the coding sequence GTGACAGAAACAGGAATCGACGTGGCCAAAAGTACCCCCAATCGATCGCGAACCACTTCCCCAGCGACGCTCCCCCCAACGGTGCCCGCGGTGGATCCGATACCGACGACGCACCGGTGGACGTTCCTGACGAATCACGCGCACGTGCTGATCGTTTTGCACGGACAACCCGATTTGGTGCTACGCGAAGTCGCCGTTCGGGTCGGGATCACCGAACGCGCGGTCCAGCGGATCGTCCAAGAATTGGAAGAAGAGGGGTTTCTGCGGCGTGAAAAAGTCGGCCGCCAAAACCATTACCACGTCATCACCGACCAACCGCTGCGCCACCCGATTGAGGCGCATCGTGATATCGGCGATCTACTGGAATTGATCACCAAAGCGGGCTCCGGCGGCCCGTTATAG
- a CDS encoding aminotransferase class I/II-fold pyridoxal phosphate-dependent enzyme, with amino-acid sequence MSNTFNPDTPNIDAPAIEPPTTDPPPHPFEVSFASRVHRLPPYMFGRINNSLYQKRRAGDDVIDLGMGNPSDPPDPVVIQKLADAAADPGNHGYSKSNGIANLRREVAGKYHRKYGVRLDPEHEVIACLGSKEGFSHMCLALMGPGDTAIIPSPYFPVHMYGVILASGNVVALDVADSEKFLSNVAYTCENMTPVPKVLIVNYPHNPSSAVIEPEFFVEVVRLAKKYGLMVIHDFAYADVAFDGYQPPSFLSAPGAKDVGVEFTTMSKGYNMAGWRVGFCAGNAEMIRGLGTIKGYYDYGMFQAIQIAAIVALRATEATVENQSLIYQGRRDALVSGLRRLGWNVTPPKAGMFVWAEVPEPWKSSMSTMDFAMKLLEEGNVAVSPGSGFGTAGEGYLRMSLVENEQRLRQAVRQIGKCLSQSKTPACT; translated from the coding sequence ATGTCCAATACGTTCAATCCAGACACACCCAATATCGACGCACCGGCGATCGAACCGCCGACTACCGATCCGCCGCCACACCCGTTCGAGGTCAGCTTTGCTTCGCGAGTGCATCGGTTGCCGCCCTACATGTTTGGGCGAATCAACAATTCGCTGTATCAAAAACGACGTGCCGGCGACGACGTCATCGATCTGGGCATGGGCAACCCCTCCGATCCGCCCGATCCGGTCGTGATCCAAAAGCTGGCCGATGCCGCCGCCGATCCGGGCAACCACGGATACAGCAAGTCCAATGGGATTGCCAACCTGCGTCGCGAGGTGGCCGGAAAATACCATCGCAAGTACGGCGTTCGGCTGGATCCGGAACACGAGGTGATCGCCTGCCTGGGTTCCAAGGAAGGGTTTTCGCACATGTGCCTGGCGCTGATGGGCCCCGGGGACACCGCGATCATTCCGTCGCCCTATTTTCCGGTGCACATGTACGGCGTCATCTTGGCGTCGGGCAATGTCGTGGCGCTGGACGTCGCCGATAGCGAGAAATTTCTAAGCAACGTTGCTTACACCTGCGAAAACATGACGCCGGTGCCCAAGGTGCTGATCGTCAATTATCCGCACAATCCATCCAGCGCGGTCATTGAGCCGGAATTCTTCGTCGAAGTCGTCCGCTTGGCCAAAAAGTACGGCTTGATGGTCATCCACGATTTTGCCTACGCCGACGTCGCCTTTGATGGATACCAGCCACCCAGCTTCCTGAGCGCACCGGGTGCGAAGGATGTTGGCGTCGAATTCACGACGATGAGCAAGGGCTACAACATGGCCGGTTGGCGAGTCGGCTTTTGCGCGGGCAACGCGGAAATGATCCGCGGTCTGGGCACGATCAAAGGTTACTACGATTACGGCATGTTCCAGGCGATCCAAATCGCGGCCATCGTTGCGCTGCGGGCCACCGAGGCGACGGTGGAAAATCAATCGCTGATCTATCAGGGCCGGCGCGATGCCTTGGTCAGCGGGCTGCGGCGTTTGGGATGGAACGTCACGCCACCCAAGGCCGGCATGTTCGTCTGGGCGGAAGTCCCCGAACCCTGGAAGTCGTCGATGTCGACGATGGACTTTGCGATGAAGTTGTTGGAAGAAGGCAACGTCGCGGTCAGCCCCGGCAGCGGATTCGGCACGGCCGGCGAAGGCTATCTGAGGATGTCGTTGGTGGAAAACGAACAGCGTTTGCGTCAGGCCGTCCGCCAGATCGGCAAATGCTTGTCTCAAAGCAAAACGCCCGCTTGCACCTGA
- a CDS encoding segregation and condensation protein A — protein sequence MNFRIDLPAYRGPIDLLLYLVRRQEVALTQISLAKIVQQYLEYLDILKALDLGDVGDFLDLASTLVEMKSHAVLPKIVEETEDETLEDPQDELIERLLQYKEIRDAAAVLDEMSQRWQERFERMSDDLPSRRVDPGDQPIVDLEIWDLVSAFGRIMRESAGPPPTEVIYDDTPIHVYMQQIHTQLRDHPRIPLIDLVTGGEHKSALIGWFLATLELTRHHGAAVEQDDFGEVYVVRTDHYSDDLAVHEVDNYSAEGLDNTNLPKSSPAATPTSGQAGPEPTQGGEETRPMQSDEESAT from the coding sequence ATGAATTTTCGCATCGACTTGCCCGCCTATCGTGGTCCGATCGACCTGCTGCTGTACTTGGTCCGCCGCCAGGAGGTGGCCCTGACACAGATCTCGCTGGCGAAAATCGTCCAACAGTACCTGGAATATCTGGACATCCTGAAAGCCCTGGACCTGGGCGACGTCGGGGATTTTCTGGACCTCGCGTCGACCTTGGTGGAAATGAAAAGCCATGCGGTGCTGCCAAAAATCGTCGAGGAAACCGAAGACGAAACCCTGGAGGACCCGCAAGACGAACTGATCGAACGGTTGCTGCAGTACAAGGAAATCCGCGACGCGGCCGCCGTCCTGGATGAAATGAGCCAACGGTGGCAGGAAAGGTTCGAGCGGATGTCCGACGACCTGCCCAGCCGTCGCGTCGACCCGGGCGACCAGCCGATCGTCGATCTGGAAATCTGGGATTTGGTCAGCGCGTTTGGTCGCATCATGCGGGAATCGGCCGGCCCGCCGCCAACGGAGGTGATCTATGACGACACGCCGATTCACGTGTACATGCAACAAATTCACACCCAATTACGTGACCATCCGCGAATCCCGCTGATCGACTTGGTCACCGGCGGAGAACACAAATCGGCGTTGATCGGATGGTTCTTGGCCACGCTGGAATTGACCCGCCACCACGGCGCGGCGGTCGAACAGGACGACTTTGGCGAAGTCTATGTGGTCCGCACCGACCACTACAGCGACGACTTGGCCGTGCACGAAGTGGACAACTATTCCGCCGAAGGCTTGGACAACACGAATTTGCCCAAGTCCAGTCCGGCCGCAACGCCGACCAGCGGTCAAGCCGGCCCTGAACCGACACAAGGCGGCGAAGAAACCCGCCCCATGCAAAGTGATGAAGAATCAGCAACCTAG
- a CDS encoding proton-conducting transporter transmembrane domain-containing protein codes for MVEPIWLPVVATSVLPLFLVALALLPDRRANHWATGVSRLVTNALAVQWLVSVLAFAWVGWNRWLDPQTGVSQWSTGDAFRFLPFTSLLRLDGLAAIMLVLISTLAVVIARYSLRYLDGEAAQGRFFRWIAVATGSVSLLVLSSNLALFILFWVATSLSLHQLLVHYRHRPAAGIAAWKKFFISRLGDLCLIIAAVLLWQNFGTLDFQAMFASTADAIGSAGVETPVQVAVWLLIAGAATKSAQVPFHTWLPQTMETPTPVSALMHGGIVNAGGYLIIRTSPIVSQVPAALATLAMVGLVTAVFAALVMMTQTNIKRKLAYSTIAQMGFMMLQCGLGAFGVALLHLIAHSVFKANAFLASGELPRFDLVDDKTGKSTGASHAADQAGDSSVSPVFARPLVSFAIIASQVALILTLLSVFGFDPLHKPGGIVLACVMSISLFALSMPRLSMSQSTSSGFGPTETQAGVMRWGQRLVGRSHAGLPSHRAIAARVVLMVAAYVAALTFVVFIASTDLSHAAMAPVQWSVGVVAILAFVGLAWIQRQVMWGDGQRWLALYVHVRNGFYVDAWLRRRIRLLPHE; via the coding sequence GTGGTCGAACCCATTTGGTTGCCTGTCGTGGCGACGTCGGTGTTGCCCCTGTTTTTGGTGGCTCTTGCTTTGTTGCCCGACCGTCGGGCCAATCACTGGGCGACCGGAGTTTCGCGTCTGGTCACCAACGCGTTGGCCGTGCAGTGGCTGGTCAGCGTGCTGGCGTTCGCGTGGGTCGGTTGGAATCGCTGGCTGGATCCACAAACCGGCGTCTCACAGTGGTCCACCGGCGATGCGTTTCGCTTTCTGCCCTTCACGTCGCTTCTGCGTTTGGACGGTTTGGCGGCGATCATGCTGGTGTTGATCTCCACTCTGGCAGTGGTGATTGCACGATACAGCCTTCGTTATCTGGACGGTGAGGCCGCCCAGGGGCGTTTCTTTCGCTGGATCGCAGTGGCGACCGGATCGGTCAGCTTGTTGGTGCTGTCCAGCAACCTGGCGTTGTTCATCCTGTTTTGGGTGGCCACCAGCCTGTCGCTTCACCAGTTGTTGGTTCACTATCGTCACCGGCCCGCGGCCGGAATTGCCGCCTGGAAGAAGTTCTTCATCAGTCGGTTGGGTGATCTCTGTTTGATCATCGCCGCAGTCCTGTTGTGGCAGAATTTCGGCACCCTGGATTTCCAAGCGATGTTCGCGTCGACCGCGGATGCAATCGGTTCGGCGGGCGTTGAAACTCCGGTGCAAGTCGCCGTTTGGCTATTGATCGCCGGTGCCGCGACCAAGTCGGCCCAAGTACCGTTCCACACTTGGTTACCACAAACCATGGAAACGCCGACGCCGGTTTCGGCCCTGATGCACGGCGGGATCGTCAACGCGGGCGGTTATCTGATCATTCGAACCAGCCCCATTGTTTCGCAGGTGCCTGCGGCTTTGGCGACCCTGGCAATGGTGGGGTTGGTGACCGCGGTCTTCGCCGCCCTGGTGATGATGACGCAAACCAATATCAAGCGAAAGTTGGCGTATTCGACGATCGCACAGATGGGATTCATGATGTTGCAATGCGGCTTGGGCGCCTTCGGTGTCGCTCTGCTGCACTTGATCGCCCATTCGGTTTTCAAGGCCAACGCATTTTTGGCCAGCGGTGAATTGCCTCGATTCGATTTGGTTGACGACAAGACCGGGAAATCCACCGGCGCATCCCATGCAGCGGATCAGGCCGGTGATTCATCGGTCTCGCCCGTGTTTGCCAGGCCTTTGGTTTCCTTTGCCATCATTGCGTCACAGGTCGCTTTGATTCTGACGTTGCTAAGCGTTTTCGGTTTCGATCCGTTGCACAAACCCGGTGGGATCGTTCTCGCCTGCGTCATGTCTATATCACTGTTTGCATTGTCGATGCCCCGGTTGTCGATGTCTCAAAGCACGTCGTCAGGATTCGGACCGACGGAAACACAGGCGGGCGTGATGCGTTGGGGCCAACGTCTTGTCGGTCGCTCACACGCGGGACTGCCCAGTCACCGAGCGATCGCCGCTCGGGTGGTGCTGATGGTGGCGGCCTACGTCGCCGCTTTAACGTTTGTCGTGTTCATCGCGTCAACCGATTTATCGCACGCCGCCATGGCTCCGGTGCAATGGTCTGTCGGTGTGGTGGCCATCCTTGCCTTTGTCGGCTTGGCTTGGATCCAGCGACAGGTCATGTGGGGAGACGGTCAGCGCTGGTTGGCTCTTTACGTTCACGTTCGAAATGGCTTTTACGTCGATGCTTGGTTGCGTCGTCGGATCCGACTGCTTCCGCACGAATGA
- the ilvN gene encoding acetolactate synthase small subunit, whose amino-acid sequence MSNPPHRHVLSALVQNVPGVLAHISGMLASRGYNIDSLAVGETEDRRLSRMTFVVVGDDRVVEQVRKQLEKIVTVVRVQDISSRDFVERDLLLVKVKAPAGPKRSEVRELVDIFRGAIVDVGPEEVMIEISGRENKVQAFIERMRPYGIVELVRTGRVAMVRGASGPAITEEPPTSDVGTIRRFTTA is encoded by the coding sequence ATGTCTAACCCTCCGCACCGTCACGTTTTATCGGCTCTGGTCCAGAACGTCCCCGGCGTGCTGGCTCACATCAGCGGCATGCTGGCCTCGCGTGGCTACAACATCGATTCGCTGGCCGTCGGCGAAACCGAAGACCGACGATTGTCACGCATGACATTTGTCGTGGTCGGCGACGATCGCGTGGTCGAACAGGTACGGAAACAGCTAGAAAAGATCGTCACGGTCGTCCGCGTCCAAGACATCAGCAGCCGCGATTTCGTCGAACGCGATCTGTTGCTGGTCAAAGTCAAAGCGCCCGCCGGCCCGAAACGCAGCGAAGTCCGCGAATTGGTGGACATCTTCCGCGGTGCGATCGTCGATGTCGGTCCGGAAGAAGTGATGATCGAAATCAGCGGTCGGGAAAACAAGGTCCAAGCGTTTATCGAACGCATGCGTCCCTACGGAATCGTCGAACTGGTCCGCACCGGTCGCGTCGCCATGGTCCGCGGTGCCAGCGGACCGGCCATCACCGAAGAACCGCCGACGTCCGACGTCGGTACGATTCGTCGCTTCACGACCGCCTGA